One window of the Nicotiana tabacum cultivar K326 chromosome 4, ASM71507v2, whole genome shotgun sequence genome contains the following:
- the LOC107804468 gene encoding uncharacterized protein LOC107804468 yields the protein MARFYILASMANVLQHQHQSMGSAYDMLESLKEMFGEQNCAAKQTTMKALLNTKMTLGSSVRDHVLKMIGLLNELEVLRAVIDKESQVEMVLQTLSDSFQQFRLNYNMNKIDLSLAKLLNELQVGRIYHQIASSSCGIDVEKASVSKLKGGKKKKKAQKVLAPGGAAGVKRLKGSAIIASNLGITKNNVLPIWQS from the coding sequence ATGGCGCGATTCTACATTCTTGCCTCTATGGCGAATGTTTTGCAACATCAACATCAGTCTATGGGGTCTGCTTATGACATGCTCGAAAGTCTCAAAGAGATGTTCGGTGAGCAAAATTGTGCTGCTAAGCAGACAACTATGAAAGCCCTTTTGAACACCAAGATGACTTTAGGATCATCCGTCAGGGACCATGTTCTGAAGATGATAGGTCTTTTGAATGAACTGGAGGTCCTTAGAGCTGTGATTGATAAGGAATCTCAAGTTGAGATGGTCCTGCAGACTCTGTCTGACAGTTTTCAACAATTTCGCTTGAACTATAATATGAACAAAATAGATTTGTCACTGGCGAAATTGTTGAATGAGCTGCAAGTCGGCAGAATCTATCATCAAATAGCAAGCTCCAGTTGTGGCATTGATGTTGAGAAAGCTTCGGTTTCTAAGTTGAAAGGcggtaagaaaaagaagaaggctcAAAAGGTTTTGGCACCTGGAGGTGCGGCTGGTGTGAAAAGGCTTAAAGGAAGTGCTATCATTGCAAGCAACCTGGGCATCACAAAAAATAATGTCCTGCCTATCTGGCAAAGTTGA